Proteins encoded by one window of Plasmodium falciparum 3D7 genome assembly, chromosome: 4:
- a CDS encoding histone acetyltransferase, putative — translation MRTKNANKLNVEQTTGEIKKVELNREYYNCIKTYASDLQNLSFNFFPSINTYTCVPKLSAVNTITFHPCISSSDYINKTYTFKPLFTHHFFSDSEQVIGFENLNIEFYYTCDNYEVFMKLNGSICDQYENSNYIMLMLLQSLYITTPYPGGFIESEDKFLSILNRNDKKLVKKNSYEELVRNAMYKPPGYIIYEKHISKDIILQIRKCGFSSEYFKFDSSSDIKNIKRETVNAENEQICDENSPNNAKASHENTSGSLVPTDVLEWDRTVNKRKAAVNNILIRSEKRGSRSRTNSIHTKSESRKSSIVRRNTSDSLSKSKEDIEDNTKKVVPGNGRRRRRKKSTVDNMENNVNDSNLNESNTNENIGNKDNHEILDNNEIMNNNENVNNNNDNNKNNENIDDNNNNNNDNNNDNNNDNNNDNDNDNVVSEKNKVGTRKYSDSKNSCSSINARNNALNVWTKGKRRRRKKKREALIKNDADGNNSGEENKVVKSLYTRNVTEKDMSQMYKDYLKVLDERKNQKKKKKRKRRRKKKNVEGGENEGKPKQTIEGGEASDKCSINDQKGGKEYNKEGEREKEEEEEEEDDDEYDEYDEDDVEEEIDEEERLRKLISENYHNRYDYTVKDNFEILHRRVEWFYHWFIESASNIEYDYRWSVILPYIIFKHDKSKPFAKNNFIDNLNAELFKSRSSPTTNVQKKDVKEETMNGCKVEGGSLEVANKLSEKKNASTVTNISTVTNISNVSKVTSIKSKSNGSKNNQSDVQNDKELSEGTLNVHKKEKQTDEVIVVEDEYEDGNEEKKKSTGKRCLLTNGQEVNENKKRNKGQGHEDERNDNNIEIVEIKDDVEVIEISEGEEKEGKKRENTVNSNKSSSNSNSNNKKNNISSSGCNGSDNNNNNNVTQTDVACFPKEYVITNDLVKQAIFDTLNNVNNKNEEDYYSFHNDHDVVYLYADLLKEKEDNNRNNNNNNILDEQKEDKDKVNSIEKWKRESASKTNVIERFNSKKEEQNDESSEYCYYFYLFGLATTYTFFTFQFDRNRISQFLIFPPMQCKGLGMQVLEKIYHLSIVNTNIREITVEDPAVSFTQLRDIITIKMCIDLNILSPSVLYPQEYLTTKNIQKENVELDKRKFMTVCKETHKQITRMIETLMLADVLPHPAPAYTDNEEKVTGLRKREKKNDNSSCLNSMEYFESSDLCKQVRIKIKKRIKNDYIGNLINKNMNCMASDVFQDYVKEELYKLWRKQCRVYYRTIRKLRNIYPL, via the exons ATGAGAACGAAAAATGCAAACAAATTAAATGTAGAACAGACCACAggtgaaattaaaaaagttgAACTAAATCgagaatattataattgtataaAAACATATGCAAGTGATTTACAgaatttatcttttaatttttttccatccataaatacatacacatgTGTACCTAAACTTAGTGCTGTTAATACAATAACATTTCATCCATGTATATCGAGTTctgattatattaataaaacatatactTTCAAACCATTATTTactcatcatttttttagTGACAGTGAACAG gTAATTGGATTTGAAAATTTGAATATAGAATTTTATTATACGTGCGACAATTATGAAGTGTTCATGAAATTGAATGGGTCCATATGTGACCAATATGAAAATTCAAATTATATCATGTTAATGCTTTTACAAAGTTTATATATCACCACTCCTTATCCAGGTGGCTTTATAGAAAGTGAAGATAAATTTTTAAGTATATTAAATcgaaatgataaaaaattagTTAAAAAGAATAGTTATGAGGAACTAGTGAGGAATGCAATGTATAAGCCTCCGgggtatattatttatgagAAACATATTAGTAAAgatataattttacaaataCGCAAATGTGGATTTTCTtctgaatattttaaatttgatAGTAGTAgtgacataaaaaatataaaaagagaaaCTGTAAACGCAGAAAATGAACAGATATGTGATGAAAATAGTCCAAATAATGCAAAAGCTAGTCATGAAAATACATCGGGAAGCTTAGTACCTACTGATGTTTTGGAATGGGATAGAACTGTGAATAAAAGGAAAGCAGctgttaataatattttgattaGAAGCGAAAAGAGAGGTTCAAGAAGTAGGACGAATAGTATACATACCAAATCAGAGTCTAGAAAAAGTAGTATTGTTAGGAGAAATACAAGTGATAGTCTTAGTAAAAGTAAAGAGGATATTGAGGATAATACAAAGAAGGTGGTTCCTGGTAATGGTAGACGAAGGAGGAGGAAAAAAAGTACAGTTgataatatggaaaataatgtaaatgatagtaatttaaatgaaagcaatacaaatgaaaatataggTAATAAAGACAACCACGAAATTTTGGATAACAATGaaattatgaataataatgaaaatgtgaataataataatgataataataagaataatgaaaatatagatgataataataataacaataatgataacaataatgataacaataatgataacaataatgataatgataatgataatgtcGTTTCTGAAAAGAATAAGGTGGGTACGAGAAAATATTCAGATTCCAAAAACTCCTGCAGCAGTATTAATGCTCGTAACAATGCCCTAAACGTATGGACCaaaggaaaaagaagaagacgtaaaaagaaaagagaagcattaattaaaaatgatgCTGATGGCAATAATTCAGGGGAAGAAAATAAAGTTGTAAAAAGTTTGTATACAAGAAATGTTACAGAAAAGGATATGTCTCAAATGTACAAAGATTATTTAAAAGTATTAGATGAACGAAAAAAtcaaaagaagaagaaaaaaagaaaaagacgaagaaaaaaaaaaaatgtagaagGAGGAGAAAACGAAGGAAAACCTAAACAGACTATAGAAGGAGGAGAAGCTTCAGATAAATGTTCTATTAATGATCAGAAAGGAGGAAAAGAATACAACAAAGAAGGAGAaagagaaaaagaagaagaagaagaagaagaagatgatgatgagtATGATGAGTATGATGAGGATGATGTAGAAGAAGAAattgatgaagaagaaaggTTAAGAAAATTGATAAGTgaaaattatcataatagaTATGATTATACCGTTAAAGATAATTTTGAAATTTTACATAGAAGAGTTGAATGGTTTTATCATTGGTTTATTGAAAGTGCATCAAACATTGAATATGATTATAGATGGAGTGTAATATtaccatatattatatttaaacatGATAAGAGCAAGCCATTtgcaaaaaataattttattgatAATTTAAACGCTGAATTGTTTAAAAGCCGTTCATCACCTACTACGAATGTTCAAAAAAAGGATGTTAAGGAAGAAACTATGAATGGTTGTAAGGTTGAAGGGGGTTCATTAGAAGTAGCAAATAAATtaagtgaaaaaaaaaatgcatcAACAGTCACGAATATATCAACCGTTACTAATATTTCCAATGTATCAAAAGTGACCAGCATAAAAAGCAAGTCGAATGGTTCAAAAAACAATCAAAGCGATGTGCAAAATGATAAAGAATTAAGCGAAGGCACATTGAATGTacacaaaaaagaaaaacaaacgGACGAAGTTATAGTAGTAGAAGATGAATATGAAGATGGAaatgaggaaaaaaaaaagagtacTGGTAAAAGATGTTTGTTAACTAATGGTCAGGAGGTAAATGAAAACAAGAAAAGAAACAAAGGTCAAGGACATGAAGATGAACGAAATGACAATAATATTGAAATAGTAGAAATAAAAGATGATGTTGAAGTGATAGAGATATCTGAGGGAGAAGAAAAAGAGGGAAAAAAGAGAGAAAATACTGTGAATAGTAACAAAAGTagtagtaatagtaatagcaataataaaaaaaataatataagtagTAGTGGCTGTAATGgtagtgataataataataataataatgttacaCAAACAGATGTAGCGTGTTTTCCAAAAGAATATGTAATTACCAATGATCTAGTTAAACAGGCAATATTTGATACCCTCAATAacgtaaataataaaaatgaagaagattattattcttttcataatGATCATGAtgttgtttatttatatgcaGATTTGCTTaaggaaaaagaagataataatcgtaataataataataataatattttagatGAACAAAAAGAAGATAAAGATAAAGTTAATTCCATCGAAAAGTGGAAGAGAGAAAGTGCTTCAAAGACAAATGTAATAGAACGTTTTAATAGTAAGAAAGAAGAACAGAATGACGAAAGTAGTGagtattgttattatttttatttatttggttTAGCAACAACTTATACGTTTTTTACATTTCAATTTGATAGAAATAGAATATCTCAATTTTTGATTTTCCCTCCCATGCAATGTAAAGGGTTAGGTATGCAGGTTTTAGAAAAGATTTATCATTTATCAATtgttaatacaaatattagaGAAATAACGGTTGAAGATCCAGCAGTTTCATTCACTCAATTAAGAGATATCATTACAATAAAAATGTGCAttgatttaaatattttatcacCGAGTGTTTTATATCCACAAGAATATTtaacaacaaaaaatattcaaaaggAAAATGTGGAATTAGATAAGAGGAAGTTTATGACAGTTTGTAAAGAAACACACAAGCAAATTACTAGAATGATCGAAACTTTAATGTTAGCTGATGTATTACCTCATCCTGCTCCTGCATATACAGATAATGAGGAAAAGGTTACAGGCCTTAGGAAAAGAGAGAAGAAAAATGATAACAGCAGTTGTTTAAATTCAATGGAATATTTCGAATCTTCTGATTTATGTAAACAAGTgcgaataaaaataaaaaagaggataaaaaatgattacaTAGGAAATTTGATCaacaaaaatatgaattgCATGGCCAGTGACGTCTTCCAAGATTAC GTGAAAGAAGAACTATATAAGTTGTGGAGGAAACAATGTAGAGTTTATTATAG gaCTATAAGAAAGTTAAGAAACATATATCCATTATAA
- a CDS encoding repressor of RNA polymerase III transcription MAF1, with protein MINLDIEILNDVNLILEKLDAHDRFIEAKIELFEDIDKTKNGYSTTLNNEENISNTQIFSSELDINNKLDEENNMSPFYDNRNIISQINENNVKHLDPLNPFDNENNISKEIHNNKEIEENEEKKDKNDNQYYDNENINNDNNKYNDNEHINNDNNKYNDNNKYNDNENINNDKNKYYDNENINNDKNKYNDNENINNDNNNTCYINIPDSILTNKNVKKKKIPEVINNNGKEKKSILTNIINILNYVFPDYEFKYLNNSNYKYIKNINSVIDNINYNLFYIIENIYRGFNKKIWKILKELIDFKYCDVYTYLNDTDNDPYVDKESISSFNYFFFAKKNKRILFISCITKPKYKNQKNDEDFNNLYMGIQDDPSINEQNEYDDEDSSLC; from the coding sequence atgattaattTAGATATTGAAATATTGAATGATGTCAATttaatattagaaaaattaGATGCCCACGATCGTTTTATTGAAGCAAAAATAGAACTGTTCGAAGATATAGACAAAACGAAAAATGGTTATAGTACTActttaaataatgaagaaaatataagcAATACACAAATATTTAGCTCCGAATTGGATATTAATAACAAACtagatgaagaaaataatatgagccctttttatgataatagaaatattatCTCACAAATCAACGAAAATAATGTTAAACATTTGGACCCTTTGAATCCTTttgataatgaaaataatatatcaaaagaaatacacaataataaggaaatagaggaaaatgaagaaaagaaagaCAAGAACGATAATCAATATTATGATaacgaaaatataaataatgataataataaatataatgataacgaacatataaataatgataataataaatataatgataataataaatataatgataacgaaaatataaataatgataagaataaatattatgataacgaaaatataaataatgataagaataaatataatgataacgaaaatataaataatgataataataacactTGCTATATTAATATCCCAGATAGTATTCTTAccaataaaaatgtaaaaaaaaaaaaaattcctgaagttattaataataatggaaaagaaaaaaaaagcattttgactaatattattaatatcttaAATTATGTTTTTCCAGATTATGAATTTAAATACTTAAATAATTCaaactataaatatataaaaaatatcaatAGTGttattgataatataaactataacttattttatattattgaaaatatttatagaggattcaataaaaaaatatggaaaatattaaaagaactTATAGATTTCAAATATTGTGATGTCTATACTTATTTAAACGATACAGATAACGATCCATATGTTGATAAAGAAAGTATATCAAGTTTTAATTACTTCTTCtttgcaaaaaaaaataaaagaattctTTTCATATCTTGTATAACCAAaccaaaatataaaaatcaaaaaaatgatgaagattttaataatttatatatgggTATACAAGATGACCCATCAATcaatgaacaaaatgaatatgatgatgaagattcCTCACTttgttaa